A single region of the Plantactinospora soyae genome encodes:
- a CDS encoding chymotrypsin family serine protease has translation MRRRMVFVGCLLVAVAGTTSAAQADVSTAKAAEQWSTAGFAADVDTAAMTRQYHRLRAMAAADPEGAGSTYFDEATGQLVVRYVKNEDGARWQARGRGLAAQAGDVPVRYEATDVSLRRLEEATKSLDDSRGWAGSLAGLVHQVRLDELADEIVIEAAGEAEKLAAAAERATGLPPRVTVSKAGPVQQSRRSDTAPFYGGLALWRRVVGNPLTENAACTTGFRMTRGGTNSNWVTIAGHCGTNGDQYWHPGGWAVRISSDYESLGTDVAMLAPLGDAYFSRNSWFGGRNAATAHPVSGKDTDWPAVGSALYISGSNGGLVYGRVTSDRGTCGGERMVVVDTTNGHTNDGATLGGDSGAPVTRWNTATSATDDLAAVGSHSCGNAVDTSWFVPIHRVESATDAVVVIGGN, from the coding sequence GTGCGTAGACGCATGGTGTTCGTGGGCTGCCTACTCGTCGCGGTCGCGGGCACGACGTCAGCCGCCCAGGCGGACGTGTCGACAGCGAAAGCGGCCGAACAATGGTCTACCGCCGGCTTCGCCGCGGACGTCGACACTGCGGCGATGACCCGGCAGTACCACCGTCTCAGGGCCATGGCGGCCGCCGACCCCGAGGGTGCCGGGAGCACCTACTTCGACGAGGCCACCGGCCAGCTCGTCGTCAGGTACGTGAAGAACGAGGACGGCGCCCGGTGGCAGGCGAGGGGGAGAGGACTGGCCGCCCAGGCCGGTGACGTGCCGGTCCGGTACGAGGCGACCGACGTCTCGTTGCGGCGTCTGGAGGAGGCAACCAAGAGCCTGGACGACTCCCGCGGCTGGGCGGGTTCACTGGCCGGCCTGGTGCATCAGGTACGCCTCGACGAGCTCGCCGATGAGATTGTCATCGAGGCCGCCGGCGAGGCGGAGAAGCTTGCCGCGGCGGCGGAGCGGGCCACCGGACTTCCACCCCGGGTCACCGTCTCCAAGGCCGGGCCGGTCCAGCAGAGCCGCCGGTCGGACACGGCACCGTTCTACGGCGGCCTGGCGCTCTGGCGGCGCGTTGTCGGGAACCCGCTCACGGAAAACGCGGCCTGCACGACCGGCTTCCGGATGACGCGCGGCGGGACGAACAGCAACTGGGTGACCATCGCGGGGCACTGCGGTACGAACGGAGACCAGTACTGGCACCCGGGCGGTTGGGCGGTCCGGATCAGTTCGGACTACGAGAGCCTGGGCACGGACGTCGCGATGCTGGCGCCACTCGGCGACGCCTACTTCAGCCGTAACTCGTGGTTCGGCGGAAGAAACGCCGCGACCGCGCACCCGGTCAGTGGAAAGGACACCGACTGGCCCGCGGTCGGTTCGGCGCTCTACATCTCCGGGTCGAACGGCGGGCTGGTCTACGGCCGGGTGACGTCGGACCGCGGCACCTGCGGCGGCGAACGCATGGTCGTCGTCGACACCACCAACGGGCACACCAACGACGGCGCCACCCTGGGCGGCGACTCCGGAGCGCCGGTCACCCGGTGGAACACCGCCACCTCGGCCACCGACGATCTCGCGGCGGTGGGCAGCCATTCCTGCGGCAACGCCGTCGACACCTCGTGGTTCGTGCCGATCCACCGGGTGGAGTCGGCCACCGACGCCGTCGTGGTGATCGGCGGCAACTGA
- a CDS encoding class I SAM-dependent methyltransferase yields MSGHGHQLTEDEAAAMFEPPSWDERYSGSETIWSGKPNAQLVAEVATLTPGTALDVGCGEGGDVIWLAGQGWTATGADFSANGLARAARHAEQAGVGDRTHWWQVDARTFAADGRSYDLVTSHFLHAPDGQMVEVTRRLAEAVAPGGHLLVVGHAPSEVFAQLTASQRRAMFVAEELLPGLPDDFEVLVVEQRPRTMTRDGVTVDVHDSTLLARRTS; encoded by the coding sequence ATGAGTGGACACGGACACCAGCTCACCGAGGACGAAGCGGCCGCGATGTTCGAGCCGCCGAGCTGGGACGAGCGGTACTCCGGGTCGGAAACGATCTGGAGCGGGAAACCCAACGCGCAGCTCGTCGCGGAGGTGGCCACACTGACGCCGGGCACCGCGCTCGACGTCGGCTGCGGTGAGGGCGGCGACGTGATCTGGCTGGCCGGCCAGGGTTGGACGGCCACCGGTGCCGACTTCTCCGCCAACGGCCTGGCGCGGGCCGCCCGGCACGCCGAGCAGGCCGGAGTCGGCGACCGCACGCACTGGTGGCAGGTCGACGCACGGACCTTCGCGGCGGACGGGCGCTCCTACGACCTGGTCACCAGCCACTTCCTGCACGCGCCGGACGGTCAGATGGTGGAGGTGACCCGCCGACTGGCCGAGGCCGTCGCCCCCGGCGGGCACCTGCTCGTCGTCGGCCACGCCCCGTCCGAGGTGTTCGCCCAGCTGACCGCGAGCCAGCGCAGGGCGATGTTCGTCGCCGAGGAACTGCTGCCCGGCCTGCCGGACGACTTCGAGGTCCTGGTGGTCGAGCAGCGGCCCAGGACGATGACCCGCGACGGGGTGACGGTCGACGTGCACGACTCCACGCTGCTCGCTCGCCGTACGTCGTAG
- a CDS encoding Lrp/AsnC family transcriptional regulator, with protein MDPLTLDGLDRQLAHALQIDGRASFSQIAAVLGTSDRTIARRYRRLRSAGLLRVVGLPYAAALGHVEWLVRMRCPPDAAVPVASALAQRADTSWVTLLSGGTEITCITRTRAQSVEGELLLQKLPRTSRITAVTAHCILRAVAGTNGWPGRTAALEPDQVAALRPAPEVAAPGERISLSTADNHLLTVLAKDGRASAPALTAATGWSETTVRRRIEHLRRIDVLYFDVEIEPALFGHTAEAMLWLTVAPAALTTVTRALAGHPQVGYAAAVTGPANVAASVVCHDLDDLYQYLAHGIGTLDGVSRAETAPVVRRVKGAGTLLVP; from the coding sequence GTGGATCCACTCACCCTCGACGGGCTCGACCGCCAACTCGCCCACGCGTTACAGATCGACGGTCGCGCCTCGTTCAGCCAGATCGCCGCGGTGCTCGGCACCTCCGACCGGACGATCGCCCGGCGCTACCGGCGGCTGCGCTCGGCCGGCCTCCTCCGCGTGGTCGGCCTGCCCTACGCCGCAGCCCTCGGCCACGTGGAATGGCTGGTACGGATGCGGTGCCCGCCCGATGCCGCCGTGCCGGTGGCCAGCGCGCTGGCCCAGCGCGCCGACACCTCCTGGGTCACGCTCCTGTCCGGCGGCACGGAGATCACCTGCATCACCCGGACCCGGGCGCAGAGCGTCGAGGGCGAACTGCTGCTGCAGAAGTTGCCCCGTACGTCGCGGATCACGGCCGTCACCGCGCACTGCATCCTGCGGGCGGTGGCCGGCACCAACGGCTGGCCGGGCCGCACCGCCGCGCTCGAGCCGGACCAGGTCGCCGCACTGCGCCCGGCACCGGAGGTGGCCGCGCCCGGCGAGCGGATCAGCCTCAGCACCGCCGACAACCACCTGCTGACCGTGCTGGCCAAGGACGGCCGCGCCAGCGCTCCGGCCCTCACGGCCGCCACCGGTTGGTCGGAGACAACGGTCCGGCGCCGCATCGAGCACCTGCGCCGCATCGACGTGCTGTACTTCGACGTGGAGATCGAGCCCGCCCTGTTCGGCCATACCGCCGAGGCGATGCTGTGGCTCACCGTCGCCCCGGCCGCGCTGACCACCGTCACCCGGGCCCTCGCCGGCCATCCACAGGTCGGCTACGCCGCGGCCGTCACCGGACCGGCCAACGTCGCGGCATCGGTGGTCTGCCACGACCTCGACGACCTGTACCAGTATCTCGCGCACGGCATCGGCACACTCGACGGCGTGTCACGGGCCGAGACCGCACCGGTCGTACGGCGGGTGAAGGGCGCCGGCACCCTGCTGGTCCCGTGA
- a CDS encoding MFS transporter produces the protein MRKWLPLLAVSLSTFMLLVDLTIVSIAAPDLVRELHSSFAALQWTVDLYVLVLAALLMAAGSLSDRLGQRRVFITGLVVFAVASLACGLAPNTGVLIAARGVQGLGAAAMYATNAALLGVTYSGRDRSLAFGVWGAANGAAAAAGPILGGVLTEHVGWRSIFLVNLPVAVAAVVLARMALPAGRGTAAGRVDVPGVASFTVAVTLVVYGLIRAGDAGWGDPVTIGALAAGAVAATLFLLLERGRANPMLDLALFRRPAFSVLMLGAAALTAAAFANLVFVSIWAQSVLGLGAMTAGLVLAPMAVVAFVVAGVGGRLLHAVHPRYSIGWGLLLVAVGTALCMLVGPDSGWGALVPGLCVTGLGVGLSTPVLASAVLAVVPTERTGMANGASNTFRQLGYALAVPVFATMVAGQAGHVLAGVGAVAAPEAAAKQLTGGGYAELLGQAPAALLRTGYAAGLDRIFLVSAILAAVAGAAVLMLLRPPVHPQAADEPATAGAGRA, from the coding sequence ATGCGCAAATGGTTACCCCTGCTCGCCGTCTCGTTGAGCACATTCATGCTGCTGGTCGACCTCACGATCGTCAGCATCGCGGCACCGGACCTGGTCCGGGAACTGCACTCGTCGTTCGCCGCGCTGCAATGGACCGTCGATCTCTACGTGCTGGTACTGGCCGCCCTCCTGATGGCTGCCGGCTCGCTGTCCGACCGGCTCGGCCAGCGGCGTGTCTTCATCACCGGCCTGGTCGTCTTCGCGGTCGCCTCACTCGCCTGCGGGCTGGCGCCCAACACCGGCGTACTCATCGCCGCCCGGGGTGTGCAGGGCCTCGGCGCCGCGGCGATGTACGCCACCAACGCCGCACTGCTCGGCGTCACCTACAGCGGCCGGGATCGCTCGCTGGCGTTCGGCGTCTGGGGCGCCGCCAACGGCGCGGCGGCCGCGGCCGGGCCGATCCTCGGCGGGGTGCTGACCGAGCACGTCGGCTGGAGATCGATCTTCCTGGTCAACCTGCCGGTCGCCGTGGCGGCCGTGGTGCTCGCCCGAATGGCCCTGCCCGCCGGTCGAGGCACGGCCGCCGGGCGCGTCGACGTACCCGGCGTGGCGAGCTTCACCGTCGCCGTGACGCTGGTGGTCTACGGCCTCATCCGGGCCGGCGACGCGGGCTGGGGCGACCCGGTCACGATCGGTGCGCTGGCCGCCGGTGCGGTGGCGGCCACGCTGTTCCTCCTGCTGGAGCGGGGCCGGGCCAACCCCATGCTGGACCTGGCGCTGTTCCGGCGGCCGGCTTTCTCCGTGCTGATGCTCGGTGCGGCGGCGCTGACCGCGGCCGCCTTCGCCAACCTGGTGTTCGTCTCGATATGGGCGCAGTCGGTGCTCGGCCTCGGCGCGATGACCGCCGGCCTGGTGCTGGCACCGATGGCCGTCGTCGCGTTCGTGGTCGCCGGCGTCGGCGGCCGGCTGCTGCACGCCGTCCACCCCCGGTACAGCATCGGGTGGGGTCTGCTGCTTGTCGCCGTCGGTACCGCGCTGTGCATGCTGGTCGGCCCGGACTCCGGCTGGGGCGCGCTGGTGCCCGGACTCTGCGTGACCGGCCTTGGTGTGGGCCTGAGCACGCCGGTGCTGGCCTCCGCCGTGCTGGCCGTGGTGCCGACCGAACGCACCGGTATGGCCAACGGCGCGTCGAACACCTTCCGGCAGCTCGGCTACGCCCTGGCCGTACCCGTCTTCGCCACCATGGTGGCCGGCCAGGCCGGACACGTCCTGGCCGGAGTCGGTGCCGTTGCCGCGCCCGAGGCGGCGGCCAAGCAGCTCACCGGCGGCGGGTACGCCGAGTTGCTCGGGCAGGCGCCCGCCGCGCTGCTGCGCACCGGCTACGCCGCGGGTCTCGACCGGATCTTCCTGGTCAGCGCCATCCTGGCCGCCGTCGCCGGGGCCGCGGTTCTGATGCTGCTGCGCCCGCCGGTCCACCCGCAGGCGGCGGACGAGCCCGCCACCGCCGGGGCGGGCCGCGCCTGA
- a CDS encoding methyltransferase produces MTERPVPRVFAVPGQPSADAGPAPDDGPGPAPAGGPTPARITEAAAGFMLSKLLFVATEVDLFAAIPPEGATPQTIAERCQLPERSASTLSYLLAAAGLLERDGDRYRNAPDTEAFLSGRGPLDLRPILRYWDTVSYASWGRAGTAFRTRQAVRGELSPEQTQAYESAVAAVTAETAADLARTYDFSRHRRLLDVGGGIGTFTRPILRDHPRLTGTLLELPEVASMVGPDISSSEFAQRLDVRGADVFTDPLPNGHDAIVVANFLHLFSPEHNIALLTRLREVAPPDGRLLLVDWWRDGPTPHPSARFAAGEFLMISGGDTYRPDEVADWLAASGWRFVSHQPLPPPAGLIVAEPAEPGAASR; encoded by the coding sequence ATGACCGAGCGACCCGTACCCCGAGTGTTTGCCGTACCTGGACAGCCGTCGGCGGACGCCGGACCCGCCCCTGACGACGGGCCGGGGCCAGCACCGGCCGGCGGGCCGACACCGGCCCGGATCACCGAGGCCGCGGCCGGCTTCATGCTGTCGAAGCTGTTGTTCGTCGCCACCGAGGTGGACCTGTTCGCCGCCATCCCGCCGGAGGGCGCGACGCCGCAGACGATCGCCGAGCGCTGCCAGCTCCCGGAGCGCAGCGCGTCGACCCTGTCCTACCTGCTCGCGGCCGCCGGTCTGCTCGAGCGCGACGGCGACCGCTACCGCAACGCTCCCGACACCGAGGCCTTCCTCAGCGGTCGGGGCCCACTCGACCTGCGCCCGATCCTGCGCTACTGGGACACGGTGAGCTACGCCAGTTGGGGCCGGGCGGGCACGGCATTCCGCACCCGCCAGGCCGTACGCGGCGAACTGTCCCCCGAACAGACCCAGGCGTACGAGTCGGCGGTCGCGGCGGTCACCGCCGAGACCGCGGCCGACCTCGCCCGGACGTACGACTTCAGCCGGCACCGCCGGCTGCTCGACGTGGGGGGCGGGATCGGCACCTTCACCCGGCCGATCCTGCGCGACCACCCCCGGCTGACCGGCACCCTGCTGGAGCTGCCCGAGGTGGCCTCGATGGTCGGCCCGGACATCTCGTCCAGCGAGTTCGCCCAGCGGCTCGACGTGCGCGGCGCCGACGTCTTCACCGATCCGCTGCCGAACGGCCACGACGCGATCGTGGTGGCCAACTTTCTGCACCTGTTCTCGCCGGAACACAACATCGCCCTGCTGACCCGGCTGCGCGAGGTCGCCCCGCCGGACGGCCGGCTGCTGCTGGTCGACTGGTGGCGGGACGGTCCGACGCCCCATCCATCGGCCCGGTTCGCCGCCGGGGAGTTCCTGATGATCAGTGGCGGCGACACGTATCGGCCGGACGAGGTCGCGGACTGGCTGGCCGCCAGCGGCTGGCGGTTCGTCAGCCACCAGCCGCTGCCGCCGCCGGCCGGGCTCATCGTCGCCGAGCCCGCCGAGCCGGGCGCCGCCAGCCGCTGA
- a CDS encoding cellulose-binding domain-containing protein encodes MHIDRYRSRLLSAAGVTVLAVTGGMVVSLTPAHAATGCGVTYSIASQWQGGFTGNVTLTNLGDPVSSWTLIWSFGGGQQVSQAWSSTVSQSGSQVTARNASYNGSLATRATVSFGFNGSWTGSNPVPASFAMNGTACTGAPSTGSPTPPGNPTTPPGNPTTPPGNPPTSSPPGNPTWGQGLPPATASTSRAYDRIRNGSDYLPRSGECLVDVHARYWAYGPDGKVYPTWHPARDPSGCSFGHEHGDDPRPSDLFSTAGWPAFGYTSEVMAATLPESSQRHEDHVGHKVLTVNNVNVIQGDNGSSFFPPQGTTIATCDVLLKFHQGTHSKDAFTNNNHELIYNSRCQQSSGGAVTEARFSMMIPLGRAGGFSPSECPGFGGQFINVGPAVPADSPSETRSLGRLITEPGCVQAIREGRTHNDPLYPNPVPFTVSDMDDFWFSDVQVTGSGLNFRLAPLFYVVNPSRYYDPTKPDRLGRIVDLCYTELAGGSYCDPVRRITQQTGQQVAWDDPRSPFKGTLREFRPGTFSVRNSGPTTVYTDAYGRNAATTPFSGSIQQYFSGNSSTQLYVRGATRDYAADHIHAPN; translated from the coding sequence ATGCATATCGATCGATACCGATCGCGGCTGTTGTCGGCCGCCGGGGTCACCGTGCTCGCCGTCACCGGCGGCATGGTCGTCTCACTCACCCCCGCACACGCCGCCACCGGTTGCGGCGTCACCTACTCGATCGCCTCCCAGTGGCAGGGCGGCTTCACCGGGAACGTGACGCTGACCAATCTCGGAGATCCGGTCAGCTCATGGACGCTGATCTGGTCCTTCGGCGGCGGGCAGCAGGTGAGCCAGGCCTGGAGCTCGACCGTCTCGCAGAGCGGCAGCCAGGTCACCGCCCGCAACGCCAGCTACAACGGAAGCCTCGCCACCCGGGCGACCGTCTCGTTCGGCTTCAACGGGTCCTGGACCGGCAGCAACCCGGTGCCGGCCAGCTTCGCCATGAACGGCACGGCCTGCACCGGCGCGCCGTCGACCGGCAGTCCGACCCCACCGGGCAACCCGACCACGCCGCCGGGCAACCCGACCACACCGCCGGGCAACCCGCCGACCAGCAGCCCCCCGGGTAACCCGACCTGGGGACAGGGGCTGCCACCGGCGACGGCGTCGACGAGCCGGGCGTACGACAGGATCCGCAACGGAAGTGACTACCTGCCGCGCAGCGGCGAGTGCCTGGTGGACGTCCACGCCCGCTACTGGGCCTACGGACCCGACGGCAAGGTCTACCCCACCTGGCACCCGGCCCGGGACCCGAGCGGGTGCAGCTTCGGGCACGAGCACGGTGACGACCCGCGTCCCTCGGACCTGTTCTCCACCGCCGGGTGGCCGGCCTTCGGCTACACCAGCGAGGTGATGGCGGCGACCCTCCCCGAGAGCAGTCAGCGGCACGAGGACCACGTCGGGCACAAGGTGCTGACGGTCAACAACGTCAACGTCATCCAGGGTGACAACGGCAGCAGCTTCTTCCCGCCGCAGGGCACCACGATCGCGACCTGCGACGTACTGCTCAAGTTCCACCAGGGCACCCACTCCAAGGACGCCTTCACCAACAACAACCACGAGCTGATCTACAACAGCCGGTGCCAGCAGAGCAGCGGCGGGGCGGTTACCGAGGCCAGGTTCAGCATGATGATCCCGCTCGGCCGGGCCGGGGGCTTCAGCCCCAGCGAGTGCCCGGGCTTCGGCGGCCAGTTCATCAACGTCGGGCCTGCGGTGCCGGCGGACTCACCCTCGGAGACCCGGTCGCTGGGCCGGCTGATCACCGAGCCGGGTTGCGTGCAGGCGATCCGGGAAGGCCGTACCCACAACGACCCGCTCTACCCCAACCCGGTGCCGTTCACCGTCTCCGACATGGACGACTTCTGGTTCTCCGACGTCCAGGTGACGGGTTCCGGGCTGAACTTCCGGCTCGCGCCACTGTTCTACGTGGTCAACCCGTCGCGCTACTACGACCCGACCAAGCCCGACCGGCTGGGCCGGATCGTGGACCTGTGCTACACGGAACTCGCCGGTGGCAGCTACTGCGACCCGGTCCGCCGGATCACCCAGCAGACCGGGCAGCAGGTCGCCTGGGACGATCCGCGATCGCCGTTCAAGGGCACCCTGCGGGAGTTCCGGCCGGGCACCTTCTCGGTCCGGAACAGCGGCCCGACCACGGTCTACACCGACGCGTACGGCCGCAACGCCGCCACCACCCCGTTCAGCGGCTCGATCCAGCAGTACTTCTCGGGCAACTCCTCGACGCAGCTCTACGTCCGGGGTGCGACGAGGGACTACGCCGCCGACCACATTCACGCGCCGAACTGA
- a CDS encoding GNAT family N-acetyltransferase translates to MVLLPFGLFPSLGARFVRRWQRTFLDSRHGIGFVVVDPTAAPEELVGFLVGTSDQAAYATALMADRRTVASLAVTGFAALCVRPRVAARLLRSRIRPWTRRLLHLQTEPGQTRSITSAQVAVMTALAVQPEWRKSGVGERLVAHFVEYVRAAGATWVELQTSIGPLGAAGFYERLGWEAGAQRFTPDGDVIRTYHRVLY, encoded by the coding sequence GTGGTTCTCCTACCGTTTGGGCTGTTCCCATCGCTCGGTGCCCGTTTTGTCCGCCGCTGGCAGCGCACCTTCCTCGACTCGCGGCACGGCATCGGCTTTGTCGTCGTCGACCCGACGGCCGCACCGGAGGAGCTCGTCGGCTTCCTGGTGGGCACCAGCGACCAGGCCGCGTACGCCACCGCGCTGATGGCGGACCGGCGTACGGTGGCGTCCCTCGCGGTCACCGGGTTTGCCGCGCTGTGTGTCCGGCCACGGGTGGCTGCCCGCCTGCTGCGATCGCGGATCCGTCCGTGGACACGCCGGTTGCTCCACCTCCAGACAGAGCCGGGACAGACCCGGTCGATCACCTCTGCCCAGGTGGCCGTCATGACCGCGCTGGCGGTGCAACCGGAGTGGCGCAAGAGCGGAGTCGGTGAGCGGCTGGTGGCGCATTTCGTCGAGTACGTCCGGGCCGCCGGCGCGACGTGGGTCGAGTTGCAGACCTCGATCGGGCCGTTGGGAGCGGCCGGATTCTACGAGCGGTTGGGATGGGAAGCCGGAGCGCAGCGATTCACCCCCGACGGGGACGTCATACGCACCTATCACCGCGTCCTCTACTGA
- a CDS encoding YciI family protein, translating to MAKYLLLKHYRGAPAAVNDVPMDRWTPEEVSAHVRYMHDFAVRLEGSGEFVDGQALAPEGTFVRYDGEGRPPVTDGPFAETKDLIAGWMVIDVDSYERAVELAGELSAAPGAGGKPIHEWLELRPFLTEPPTVTE from the coding sequence ATGGCCAAGTACCTGCTGCTCAAGCACTACCGCGGCGCCCCGGCAGCGGTCAACGACGTGCCGATGGACCGCTGGACGCCGGAGGAGGTCTCGGCGCACGTGCGGTACATGCACGACTTCGCGGTCCGGCTCGAGGGGAGCGGCGAGTTCGTCGACGGCCAGGCACTCGCCCCCGAGGGAACGTTCGTCCGGTACGACGGTGAGGGGCGCCCGCCGGTCACCGACGGCCCGTTCGCCGAGACCAAGGACCTCATCGCCGGCTGGATGGTGATCGACGTCGACAGCTACGAGCGCGCCGTCGAGCTGGCCGGGGAGCTGTCGGCCGCTCCCGGGGCGGGCGGGAAGCCGATCCACGAGTGGCTCGAGCTGCGCCCGTTCCTGACCGAGCCGCCCACCGTCACGGAGTGA